The following are from one region of the Ischnura elegans chromosome X, ioIscEleg1.1, whole genome shotgun sequence genome:
- the LOC124171300 gene encoding uncharacterized protein LOC124171300, whose product MAAGIHPRTPRSSIIVVFSVVILSFVVLSVCVSSCVPSPFPYISETIGFSNNCVRYGDFHFNAFYACGFNVRHLQLRRQPLGRPPRRRSRRAALSKSFSVWNLLALLVLLAGDVSLNPGPDIQLYYQNVRSLQNKLSILSSHYSDLCFFDVIALCETWLSDRVGDSELELAHSHQLFRRDRCSRGGGVLLAINSTIPATRRFDLETECEIVWVEIRLEDGCGIRKKKLFIGCFYRPPSSDVSVLEACLESVLRVHTHGDLILLGDFNLPITWSSQTSGISADNNGTFLIDHFIDGMGLFQCNPFPTRNLATLDLILSSFSVNSPTTCRNIFNSDHSSLEFSLPMSLPHRNSAQTSPPARSVKSWKKADWEAINYTLSLLPWGLLESGSPEDAMEVFYDFVHGVTNDFVPSRRISKKKPMWLTAETSRVLQNKRAAWKLWKSFPNPHTYASFSSLRRVSRNLLRRDYSNSIKSITDDMASNPKRFWSLFNSKRKSTRIPTIVKSGQESFSGVERPSAFNKYFSSNFTPPTPQFELPTLNPVCSHSLTVVSVTPEETLRLLESLPSNKATGADGLGSLFLHRTADTLHIPLCALNTNRYVKP is encoded by the coding sequence ATGGCCGCCGGAATCCACCCACGCACTCCTAGGTCTAGTATAATAGTGGTGTTTTCAGTGGTAATTCTCTCTTTTGTGGTGCTCTCAGTGTGTGTATCGTCTTGTGTACCCAGCCCATTCCCGTATATTTCCGAAACGATTGGTTTTTCCAACAACTGTGTCAGATATGGTGATTTTCATTTCAACGCTTTCTACGCATGTGGCTTCAACGTCCGCCATCTCCAACTACGCCGGCAGCCGCTGGGCCGCCCGCCGAGACGACGCTCCCGTCGGGCTGCCTTGAGTAAGTCATTCTCTGTGTGGAACTTACTCGCCCTGCTTGTTCTCTTAGCCGGGGACGTCAGCCTCAACCCTGGCCCTGATATTCAATTATATTACCAGAACGTTCGGAGTCTTCAGAACAAACTCTCCATACTTTCCTCCCACTATTCCGACCTCTGCTTTTTTGACGTGATAGCCCTGTGTGAAACCTGGCTCAGCGATAGAGTGGGCGATAGTGAATTGGAATTAGCACACAGTCACCAGTTATTTCGACGTGATCGGTGCTCTCGTGGTGGGGGTGTACTTTTGGCGATTAACTCCACCATTCCGGCCACTCGACGTTTCGATCTCGAAACTGAGTGCGAAATAGTGTGGGTAGAAATTCGGCTTGAGGATGGTTGTGGAATCCggaagaaaaaactcttcattGGTTGCTTCTATCGTCCCCCTTCAAGTGATGTATCAGTGTTAGAGGCATGCCTCGAGTCGGTCCTCCGCGTTCACACCCATGGTGACCTAATCCTACTTGGGGATTTCAACCTCCCGATCACATGGAGTTCCCAGACTAGTGGCATCAGTGCCGACAACAATGGCACGTTTCTTATAGATCATTTTATAGACGGCATGGGCCTTTTCCAGTGCAACCCTTTCCCCACCAGAAATTTGGCAACCTTGGATCTCATCCTTTCCTCATTCAgtgtaaactctcccaccacatgcaggaatattttcaactccGACCACTCCTCGCTCGAGTTCTCATTGCCCATGTCCCTCCCCCACCGCAATTCTGCCCAAACTTCGCCACCAGCGCGGTCAGTGAAATCTTGGAAGAAGGCCGACTGGGAAGCCATCAACTACACCCTCTCCCTCCTGCCCTGGGGTCTCCTGGAGAGCGGGTCCCCGGAGGACGCTATGGAAGTATTTTATGACTTTGTGCACGGTGTCACCAATGACTTCGTTCCCTCCCGAAGAATATCGAAGAAAAAACCCATGTGGCTCACAGCTGAAACCTCCCGAGTTCTTCAAAACAAAAGAGCTGCTTGGAAGCTTTGGAAGTCTTTTCCCAATCCCCAcacatatgcctcattttcttcccttcgtAGAGTGTCGCGGAACCTCTTACGCCGCGATTACAGTAATAGCATCAAATCAATTACAGATGACATGGCTTCTAACCCTAAACGCTTCTGGTCATTATTTAACTCGAAACGGAAATCAACCCGAATACCAACCATCGTTAAATCAGGCCAAGAGTCTTTCTCGGGGGTTGAGCGACCTTCGGCTTTCAacaaatacttttcctcaaacTTCACCCCTCCCACTCCACAGTTCGAACTTCCAACACTTAATCCGGTTTGCTCTCACTCACTTACCGTGGTCTCTGTTACGCCTGAGGAGACTCTACGCCTCCTTGAATCTTTGCCTTCCAACAAAGCCACTGGAGCCGACGGCCTCGGATCACTCTTTCTGCACCGAACAGCTGATACTCTCCACATCCCCCTCT